The Luteimonas sp. YGD11-2 genome has a window encoding:
- a CDS encoding leucyl aminopeptidase family protein: MTSTAPTLPAGLVAATDATQPRPLHVVQRADVDSWRSRQDARTQAWLDGHGFDGKGWIALPGDDGLAGALWVVDDARDPYAWAQAPTALPQGDWTVDVADDARSACVLGWGLGAYRFTRYCKGGRAPARLVLDGEHADILHLVTACNRVRDLVNTPTEDMGPEQLEQITRDIAAAHGASVESIVGDELLARNFPAIHAVGRASHRAPRLLQLTWGDAAHPQLVLVGKGVCFDTGGLDIKPADGMRNMKKDMGGAAHAIAMAELVMARALPVRLTLLVPAVENAIGPNALRPGEVIATRKGLSVEIDNTDAEGRLVLCDALALAGEQSPDLIVDFATLTGAARIALGPDLPALYSNDDGVAGAWLEQGLAHRDPVWRMPLWRPYLRYLHSRIADMANAGSRMAGSVTAALYLERFVPEGQPWAHLDVYSWNDSDRPGKPAGGEAQGLRAAWAMLEARYR, translated from the coding sequence ATGACATCGACCGCCCCCACCCTGCCCGCCGGCCTGGTCGCCGCCACCGACGCCACGCAGCCGCGCCCGTTGCACGTGGTGCAGCGCGCCGATGTCGACAGCTGGCGCTCGCGCCAGGATGCGCGCACGCAGGCCTGGCTGGACGGCCACGGCTTCGACGGCAAGGGCTGGATCGCGCTGCCCGGCGATGACGGCCTGGCGGGCGCGCTGTGGGTGGTGGACGACGCCCGCGACCCCTACGCCTGGGCACAGGCCCCGACCGCGTTGCCGCAGGGCGACTGGACGGTGGACGTCGCCGACGACGCGCGCAGCGCCTGCGTGCTCGGCTGGGGGCTGGGGGCCTACCGCTTCACCCGCTACTGCAAGGGCGGCCGCGCGCCGGCGCGGCTGGTGCTGGACGGCGAGCATGCCGACATCCTGCACCTCGTCACCGCCTGCAACCGCGTGCGCGACCTGGTCAACACGCCGACCGAGGACATGGGCCCGGAGCAGCTGGAGCAGATTACCCGCGACATCGCCGCCGCGCACGGCGCAAGCGTGGAAAGCATCGTCGGCGACGAGCTGCTGGCGCGGAACTTCCCCGCGATCCACGCGGTCGGCCGCGCCTCGCACCGCGCGCCGCGGCTGCTGCAGCTGACCTGGGGCGACGCCGCACATCCGCAGCTGGTGCTGGTGGGCAAGGGCGTGTGCTTCGACACCGGCGGGCTCGACATCAAGCCGGCCGATGGCATGCGCAACATGAAAAAGGACATGGGCGGTGCCGCGCACGCGATCGCCATGGCCGAACTGGTGATGGCCCGCGCGTTGCCGGTGCGGCTGACGCTGCTGGTCCCGGCGGTCGAGAACGCCATCGGGCCGAACGCGCTGCGCCCGGGCGAGGTGATCGCCACACGCAAGGGTCTGAGCGTGGAGATCGACAACACCGACGCCGAAGGCCGCCTGGTGCTGTGCGATGCGCTGGCGCTGGCCGGCGAGCAGTCGCCGGACCTCATCGTCGACTTCGCGACGCTCACCGGCGCCGCGCGCATCGCGCTCGGCCCCGACCTGCCGGCGCTCTACAGCAACGACGACGGCGTGGCCGGTGCGTGGCTGGAGCAGGGCCTGGCCCACCGCGACCCGGTGTGGCGGATGCCGCTGTGGCGGCCGTACCTGCGCTATCTGCACAGCCGCATCGCCGACATGGCCAATGCCGGCTCGCGGATGGCCGGTTCGGTCACCGCCGCCCTGTATCTCGAGCGCTTCGTGCCGGAAGGCCAGCCGTGGGCGCACCTGGACGTGTATTCCTGGAACGACAGCGACCGCCCCGGCAAGCCCGCAGGCGGCGAGGCCCAGGGCCTGCGCGCGGCGTGGGCGATGCTGGAAGCGCGCTACCGCTGA
- a CDS encoding TonB-dependent receptor has protein sequence MHVRPLFLAIAASVPFVPMTGHAVTAAADLDEIVVTGTRLPVTLADSISPTEVIDRAEIERTQPLDLPELLQGRAGINLVNNGGPGKQTSLFMRGAGSNQILVLVDGIRIGSATAGLPALQDIPVEQIERIEIVRGPHSSLYGADAIGGVIQIFTRRDRGALRPRLHLGAGSDNLRRAGAGIGGGSERAWFGADVAYTRTDGINSCRGRGPDPADPYDFGAGCFTDEPDDDGYRNLSTSVLGGVALAEHWTLDAHLLRAEGENEYDGSWANYSEVVQQVAGATLDYAPASGFGLRSSVGRSTDRTDDYADGIHVAELRTRRDQATVQANLPLGTTQTAAVGIDWLRDRIDGTSGYDVASRDNLGVFAVWTGRFGAHHIEASARHDDNEQFGGHATGSLGWGLSLAHDLRLNASFSTGFRAPSFNDLYYPGFGNAGLQPEESKNLNLGVSQARNAWHWALDVYENRVDDLISYDAALGLPGNVAKARLRGAELAGGLALGEWRLGAQLSHVDPRNRSDGPGHDNLLARRARNTGRVDIDRAFGALRVGATVNAAGHRYDDAANLDRVGGFATTDLRVEYAFAPAWALQARVSNVFDRDYETVRWYNQPGRGFMVTLRYAPVR, from the coding sequence ATGCACGTCCGACCGTTGTTCCTGGCGATCGCCGCCAGCGTCCCATTCGTTCCGATGACCGGCCACGCCGTGACTGCCGCGGCAGACCTGGATGAGATCGTCGTCACCGGCACCCGGCTGCCCGTCACGCTCGCCGACAGCATCTCGCCCACCGAGGTGATCGATCGCGCCGAGATCGAACGCACCCAGCCGCTGGACCTGCCGGAGCTGCTCCAAGGGCGTGCCGGCATCAACCTGGTGAACAACGGCGGGCCGGGCAAGCAGACCTCGCTGTTCATGCGCGGCGCGGGCTCCAACCAGATCCTGGTGCTGGTGGATGGCATCCGCATCGGATCCGCCACCGCCGGCCTGCCTGCGCTGCAGGACATTCCCGTCGAACAGATCGAACGCATCGAGATCGTACGCGGACCGCATTCCAGCCTGTACGGCGCCGATGCGATCGGCGGCGTCATCCAGATCTTCACCCGCCGCGACCGCGGTGCATTGCGGCCGCGTCTGCACCTCGGTGCGGGCAGCGACAACCTGCGCCGGGCCGGTGCCGGCATCGGTGGCGGCAGCGAACGTGCGTGGTTCGGTGCGGACGTCGCCTACACCCGCACCGATGGCATCAACTCGTGCCGCGGGCGCGGGCCGGATCCGGCTGATCCGTACGACTTCGGCGCCGGCTGCTTCACCGACGAACCCGACGACGACGGCTACCGCAACCTGTCGACCAGCGTGCTTGGCGGAGTGGCGCTGGCCGAACACTGGACCCTCGATGCGCATCTGCTGCGCGCCGAAGGAGAGAACGAATACGACGGCAGCTGGGCGAACTACTCGGAGGTCGTCCAGCAGGTGGCCGGCGCCACCCTGGACTATGCGCCGGCCAGCGGCTTCGGCCTCCGCTCGAGCGTGGGCCGCAGCACCGACCGGACCGACGACTACGCCGACGGCATCCACGTCGCCGAATTGCGCACCCGTCGCGACCAGGCCACCGTCCAGGCGAACCTGCCGCTGGGCACCACGCAGACCGCGGCGGTCGGCATCGACTGGCTGCGCGACCGGATCGACGGCACCTCCGGGTACGACGTGGCATCGCGGGACAATCTCGGCGTGTTCGCGGTCTGGACGGGCCGCTTCGGCGCACACCACATCGAGGCCAGCGCGCGGCACGACGACAACGAACAGTTCGGCGGCCACGCCACCGGCAGCCTCGGCTGGGGCCTGTCGCTCGCGCATGACCTGCGCCTCAATGCCAGCTTCTCAACGGGTTTCCGCGCTCCGAGCTTCAACGACCTGTACTACCCCGGCTTCGGCAACGCCGGCCTGCAGCCCGAGGAATCGAAGAACCTGAACCTCGGAGTCAGCCAGGCCCGCAACGCCTGGCACTGGGCGCTGGACGTGTACGAGAACCGCGTCGACGATCTCATCAGCTACGACGCCGCACTCGGCCTGCCCGGCAACGTGGCGAAGGCGCGCCTGCGCGGTGCCGAACTGGCCGGTGGGCTGGCACTGGGCGAGTGGCGCCTTGGCGCGCAGCTCAGCCACGTCGATCCGCGCAACCGCAGCGACGGGCCGGGCCACGACAACCTGCTCGCGCGGCGTGCGCGCAACACCGGCCGCGTCGACATCGACCGCGCGTTCGGCGCGCTGCGCGTGGGCGCAACGGTCAACGCCGCCGGCCACCGTTACGACGATGCCGCCAATCTCGACCGCGTCGGCGGCTTCGCCACCACCGACCTGCGCGTAGAGTACGCCTTCGCGCCCGCGTGGGCCCTGCAGGCGCGGGTGAGCAACGTGTTCGACCGCGACTACGAGACGGTGCGCTGGTACAACCAGCCCGGCCGCGGGTTCATGGTGACGCTGCGTTACGCGCCGGTACGCTGA
- a CDS encoding phage holin family protein yields MKPDDQAPRDATGGAAPEPGKAPHVDESVRRIGKSGRDTAKSALDTGRALRRLISADFALARSATGRAMAWVAIGVVFGASAWLLLMGALIVLLQRIDGISWLASFTITALVSLVVTGLAGWRASVFFDYAGMHASRRQLQRLGLFSEDDEDDEESSAAKGTQPPMPSEAAGPQRDGLAGPKPPGTEAP; encoded by the coding sequence TTGAAACCTGACGACCAAGCCCCCCGGGACGCCACAGGCGGCGCTGCGCCCGAACCGGGCAAAGCGCCGCACGTGGACGAAAGCGTCCGTCGCATCGGCAAATCCGGGCGTGACACCGCGAAGTCCGCACTGGACACCGGGCGTGCGCTGCGACGGCTGATCTCGGCCGACTTCGCGCTCGCGCGCAGTGCCACCGGCCGTGCAATGGCCTGGGTGGCGATCGGGGTGGTGTTCGGCGCGTCGGCGTGGCTGCTGCTGATGGGCGCGCTGATCGTGCTGCTGCAACGTATCGACGGGATCTCCTGGCTGGCCTCGTTCACGATCACCGCGCTGGTCAGCCTGGTGGTCACCGGGCTTGCCGGCTGGCGGGCCTCGGTGTTCTTCGATTACGCGGGCATGCACGCCAGCCGCCGGCAGTTGCAGCGGCTGGGGCTGTTCAGCGAGGACGACGAGGATGACGAGGAGTCGTCCGCCGCCAAGGGCACCCAACCCCCGATGCCCTCGGAGGCGGCGGGTCCGCAGCGTGACGGACTGGCCGGTCCGAAGCCACCGGGGACGGAGGCGCCATGA
- a CDS encoding YceI family protein: MHMHSRRFLQRSALVAALAVAAGAAFAAPVTYTMDPSHTTVVAKWNHFGFSNPVILFGDAEGRIVHDADDVSASSVQVTLPLSGLESNVPAFNDHLLSDDFFDAEKFPQATFRSTSVEAAGEGKLKVTGDLTIKDITREVVLDTTINTIGAHPMSRKPTAGFDAKATIKRSDFGLGMHVPHVADEIELHITTEASVAAE; the protein is encoded by the coding sequence ATGCACATGCATTCCCGCAGGTTCCTGCAACGCAGTGCGCTGGTCGCCGCGCTGGCAGTGGCCGCCGGTGCCGCATTCGCCGCCCCGGTCACCTACACGATGGATCCGTCGCACACCACGGTCGTGGCGAAGTGGAACCACTTCGGCTTCTCCAATCCGGTGATCCTGTTCGGCGATGCCGAGGGCCGCATCGTCCACGACGCCGACGACGTGTCCGCCTCCAGCGTCCAGGTCACCCTGCCGCTGTCCGGGCTGGAATCCAACGTGCCGGCGTTCAACGACCACCTGTTGAGCGACGATTTCTTCGATGCGGAGAAATTCCCGCAGGCCACCTTCCGCAGCACCTCGGTGGAAGCCGCAGGCGAGGGAAAGCTGAAGGTCACCGGCGACCTCACCATCAAGGACATCACTCGCGAGGTGGTGCTCGACACCACCATCAACACCATCGGTGCGCACCCGATGAGCAGGAAGCCGACCGCGGGCTTCGATGCGAAGGCCACGATCAAGCGCAGCGACTTCGGCCTGGGCATGCACGTGCCGCACGTGGCCGACGAGATCGAACTGCACATCACCACCGAGGCCAGCGTCGCCGCGGAGTGA
- a CDS encoding HAD-IA family hydrolase, translating into MAFAVRAITLDLDDTVWPFAPIGERIERVLDEWLRTHSPETAKRWPPEAMRAMRERVWRNNPHLAHDLSALRRMTLEIALRDSGADMALLDPAYEAFYAARNEVEHYPDSLDALARISARVPVAALSNGNADLARIGIDSHFVFQLGSREHGKAKPSACIFHAACARLECAHGEVLHVGDHVDADVAGAFRAGLRTCWINRDGRRWTNRQLRPDLEFDSLAGLADWMETHDIRAPAIARAG; encoded by the coding sequence ATGGCTTTCGCCGTCCGCGCCATCACCCTCGACCTCGACGACACCGTGTGGCCGTTCGCACCGATCGGCGAGCGCATCGAGCGCGTGCTCGACGAGTGGCTGCGCACGCACAGCCCGGAAACCGCGAAGCGCTGGCCGCCGGAGGCGATGCGCGCGATGCGCGAACGGGTGTGGCGCAACAATCCGCACCTGGCCCATGACCTCTCCGCGCTGCGGCGGATGACGCTGGAAATCGCGCTGCGCGACAGCGGCGCCGACATGGCGCTGCTGGATCCCGCCTACGAGGCGTTCTACGCCGCGCGCAACGAGGTCGAGCACTACCCCGACAGCCTCGATGCCCTGGCGCGCATCAGCGCGCGGGTGCCGGTGGCGGCGCTGAGCAACGGCAACGCCGACCTCGCGCGGATCGGTATCGACTCGCACTTCGTGTTCCAGCTCGGCTCGCGGGAACACGGCAAGGCCAAGCCGTCGGCGTGCATCTTCCACGCCGCCTGCGCGCGGCTGGAATGCGCGCACGGCGAGGTGCTGCACGTCGGCGACCATGTGGATGCGGACGTCGCCGGCGCCTTCCGCGCCGGCCTGCGCACCTGCTGGATCAACCGCGACGGCCGCCGATGGACCAACCGCCAGCTGCGGCCCGACCTCGAATTCGACAGCCTCGCGGGGCTTGCCGACTGGATGGAAACGCACGACATCCGCGCTCCCGCCATCGCCCGCGCTGGCTGA
- a CDS encoding Do family serine endopeptidase, which yields MRPFPTLLALMAAAAFGGMAATVLTDLPRQARAAEPAVPAPAGVVTSGLPSIGGQPLPSLAPMLEQVIPAVVGVHNTRRVQVSPFGNDPFFRRMFPEMSQERLDQSLGSGVVVDAQRGLVLTNHHVIEGADEVSVTLSDGRTLPAEFLGSDPETDIALMRVESTDLTAIPLADSSTLRVGDFVVAVGNPFGFSQTVTSGIVSAVGRSNVPGIGFQNFIQTDASINPGNSGGALVNLRGELVGINTASFNVRGSMAGNIGIGFAIPSNLAGSVMRQLENSGTVRRGTLGIDTQTVDARIAQGLGIDEPRGAVVTRVHEGAAGARAGLRTGDVVVAANGQRVDNAEALRNIQGLQPVDAPMTLSVLRDGRTLEISTRLTELPRDGASYDPRLAGATLSDLPEALRRQTDRISGVLVERVEPGSAAARNGLRAGDLIRAATGGQFHDLAGFRATLAGQPDALVLLVVRGGRQYQLRLQ from the coding sequence ATGCGCCCATTCCCGACCCTCCTTGCCCTGATGGCCGCTGCCGCGTTCGGCGGCATGGCCGCCACCGTGCTCACCGACCTGCCACGCCAGGCGCGCGCGGCCGAGCCCGCGGTGCCGGCGCCGGCCGGCGTGGTCACGTCGGGGCTGCCGTCGATCGGCGGCCAGCCGCTGCCGTCGCTGGCACCCATGCTCGAGCAGGTGATCCCGGCCGTCGTCGGCGTGCACAACACCCGCCGCGTGCAGGTCAGCCCCTTCGGCAACGACCCGTTCTTCCGCCGCATGTTTCCCGAGATGAGCCAGGAGCGGCTGGACCAGTCGCTGGGCTCGGGCGTGGTCGTGGATGCCCAGCGCGGCCTGGTGCTGACCAACCACCACGTGATCGAGGGCGCCGACGAGGTGTCGGTGACGCTGTCGGACGGGCGCACGCTGCCGGCCGAGTTCCTCGGCTCCGACCCGGAGACCGACATCGCGCTGATGCGGGTGGAGTCCACCGACCTCACCGCGATCCCGCTGGCCGACAGCAGCACGCTGCGGGTCGGCGATTTCGTGGTCGCGGTGGGCAACCCGTTCGGCTTCAGCCAGACGGTGACCTCCGGCATCGTCTCGGCGGTCGGCCGCAGCAACGTGCCGGGCATCGGCTTCCAGAACTTCATCCAGACCGACGCGTCGATCAACCCCGGCAATTCCGGGGGCGCGCTGGTCAACCTGCGCGGCGAGCTGGTCGGCATCAACACCGCCAGCTTCAACGTGCGTGGCAGCATGGCCGGCAATATCGGCATCGGCTTCGCGATCCCGTCGAACCTGGCCGGCAGCGTGATGCGCCAGCTGGAGAACAGCGGCACGGTGCGCCGCGGCACGCTCGGCATCGACACCCAGACGGTGGATGCGCGCATCGCCCAGGGCCTGGGCATCGACGAGCCGCGCGGTGCGGTGGTGACCCGGGTGCACGAAGGTGCGGCCGGTGCACGTGCCGGTCTGCGCACCGGCGACGTCGTGGTCGCCGCCAACGGCCAGCGCGTGGACAACGCCGAGGCGCTGCGCAACATCCAGGGCCTGCAGCCGGTGGACGCGCCGATGACGCTGTCGGTGCTGCGCGACGGCCGCACCCTCGAGATCTCGACGCGCCTGACCGAACTGCCGCGCGACGGCGCCTCGTACGACCCGCGTCTGGCCGGCGCCACCCTGTCCGACCTTCCCGAAGCATTGCGCCGCCAGACCGACCGCATCAGCGGCGTGCTGGTGGAGCGTGTCGAGCCCGGCAGCGCGGCGGCCCGCAACGGCCTGCGCGCCGGGGACCTGATCCGCGCCGCCACCGGTGGCCAGTTCCACGACCTTGCCGGCTTCCGCGCCACCCTCGCCGGCCAGCCGGACGCACTGGTGCTGCTGGTGGTCCGCGGTGGCCGCCAGTACCAGCTGCGCCTGCAGTAG
- a CDS encoding malonic semialdehyde reductase, which produces MKALDATALDQLFRTARTYNRFTGGIDDATLQRLYELVKWGPTSANQCPARFVFVRSDEAKQKLAPALSEGNREKTLSAPVVVIVGHDLDFHEKLPYLFPHTDAKSWFDGPQEARRDHALRNGSLQAAYLILAARALGLDTGPMTGFDAAMVDELFFAGTSIRSNILVNIGHGDPASIFDRSPRLSFDEACRIV; this is translated from the coding sequence ATGAAGGCGCTCGACGCGACTGCCCTGGACCAGCTCTTCCGCACCGCACGCACCTACAACCGCTTCACCGGCGGGATCGACGACGCCACCCTGCAGCGGCTGTACGAACTGGTGAAGTGGGGGCCGACCAGCGCCAACCAGTGTCCGGCGCGTTTCGTGTTCGTACGGTCCGACGAGGCGAAGCAGAAGCTCGCCCCGGCGCTGTCGGAGGGCAATCGGGAGAAGACGCTGTCGGCGCCGGTGGTGGTGATCGTCGGCCATGACCTCGACTTCCACGAGAAGCTGCCGTACCTGTTCCCGCATACCGATGCGAAGAGCTGGTTCGACGGCCCGCAGGAAGCACGCCGCGACCATGCGTTGCGCAACGGCAGCCTGCAGGCGGCCTACCTGATCCTCGCCGCGCGCGCGCTGGGCCTCGACACCGGCCCGATGACCGGCTTCGACGCGGCGATGGTCGACGAGCTGTTCTTCGCCGGCACCAGCATCCGCAGCAACATCCTCGTCAACATCGGCCATGGCGACCCGGCCAGCATCTTCGACCGTTCGCCGCGGCTGTCGTTCGACGAGGCCTGCCGGATCGTGTGA
- a CDS encoding AI-2E family transporter, with product MVASAETVDSELPPAPAPRPRAPVSLVVLATLAVLAAAWAAQGLILPILLAMFFAMVGNPILRGLRRLYVPRFLGALIVLIGGLAATGMLAWQLAGPVRVWIEEAPRQLRSLTPRLQQMAKPVQSASAAAESIARVADVGPKQRVQLVEIKSGGTLALLAATPRMMASVLAVVLLTFFFMVYGERLQRHAIAILPDRQRKKLTVDIMSSIEREVSRYILTISIINTLLGMALAGSLMALGVGGPEALMWGTIVALLNFAPYVGAFIGAFLMLLMGLVSFDTLGMSLLPVAIYLGLHTLEGQLITPIVLGRRMALSPLILIIALMVFGFLFGIIGLLLAVPLLVCAKIALVRVEGMDRWARLLE from the coding sequence ATGGTCGCCAGCGCCGAGACCGTCGACAGCGAGCTGCCACCGGCGCCCGCCCCCCGCCCACGCGCGCCGGTCTCACTGGTGGTGCTGGCCACCCTTGCCGTGCTGGCCGCCGCCTGGGCGGCGCAGGGGCTGATCCTGCCCATTCTGCTGGCGATGTTCTTCGCCATGGTCGGCAACCCGATCCTGCGCGGCCTGCGGCGGCTGTACGTGCCGCGCTTCCTCGGCGCGCTGATCGTGCTGATCGGTGGCCTGGCGGCAACCGGCATGCTGGCCTGGCAGCTGGCGGGCCCGGTGCGGGTATGGATCGAGGAGGCGCCGCGGCAGCTGCGCTCGCTCACCCCGCGCCTGCAGCAGATGGCCAAGCCGGTGCAGTCGGCCAGCGCCGCGGCGGAATCGATCGCCCGGGTCGCCGATGTCGGCCCGAAGCAGCGCGTGCAACTGGTGGAGATCAAAAGCGGCGGCACGCTGGCGCTGCTGGCGGCCACGCCACGGATGATGGCGTCGGTGCTGGCGGTGGTGCTGCTGACGTTCTTCTTCATGGTCTACGGCGAGCGCCTGCAGCGGCATGCGATCGCGATCCTGCCCGACCGCCAGCGCAAGAAGCTCACCGTCGACATCATGTCCTCGATCGAGCGCGAGGTGTCGCGCTACATCCTCACCATCAGCATCATCAACACCCTGCTGGGCATGGCGCTCGCCGGCAGCCTGATGGCGCTGGGCGTGGGCGGCCCGGAGGCGCTGATGTGGGGCACGATCGTGGCGCTGCTGAATTTCGCCCCGTACGTCGGCGCCTTCATCGGCGCGTTCCTGATGTTGCTGATGGGCCTGGTGAGCTTCGACACGCTGGGCATGTCGCTGCTGCCGGTGGCGATCTATCTCGGCCTGCACACGCTGGAGGGGCAACTGATCACCCCGATCGTGCTCGGCCGGCGGATGGCGCTGTCGCCGCTGATCCTGATCATCGCGCTGATGGTGTTCGGGTTCCTGTTCGGCATCATCGGCCTGCTGCTGGCGGTGCCTCTGCTCGTCTGCGCCAAGATCGCGCTGGTGCGCGTGGAAGGCATGGACCGCTGGGCGCGACTGCTGGAGTAG
- a CDS encoding mitochondrial fission ELM1 family protein, with protein sequence MPLERTPAQFKDHVVDAAIWTLTDGNAGNVRQADALAAALGGPTRGFTLAARAPWRVAAPRMLPRARGAFGDAWAQALAQPPRLAIGCGRQGALATRLAGRAGARTVQILDPRIDPCHWDLVIAPDHDGLRGENVLTVTGSLHPVDDAWLDAARVAHPALGALPGPRTALLLGGPSRHVGFDVAAFERLAAMLLPRIAAEGGSLLATVSRRTPADVVSALRARVADLPGVCWTGPGDGANPYAGLLAWADRIVCSADSVNMLSEASATRAPVFVAEPGRVRGRPRQFIDALLSRGRVRALDAALEPFDAEPLRETARIAVVVRARLGIDPG encoded by the coding sequence ATGCCACTGGAACGCACGCCCGCGCAATTCAAGGACCACGTCGTGGATGCGGCGATCTGGACCCTCACCGACGGCAACGCCGGCAACGTGCGCCAGGCCGATGCGCTGGCGGCCGCGCTCGGCGGGCCAACCCGCGGCTTCACGCTTGCCGCGCGCGCGCCATGGCGCGTGGCGGCACCGCGCATGCTGCCGCGTGCACGGGGTGCATTCGGCGATGCCTGGGCACAGGCGCTGGCGCAGCCGCCGCGGCTGGCGATCGGCTGCGGCCGCCAGGGCGCGCTGGCCACGCGGCTGGCCGGCCGTGCCGGCGCGCGCACCGTGCAGATCCTCGATCCGCGCATCGACCCGTGCCACTGGGACCTGGTGATCGCACCCGATCACGACGGTCTGCGCGGCGAAAACGTACTGACCGTGACCGGCAGCCTGCATCCGGTCGACGATGCCTGGCTCGACGCGGCCCGCGTTGCGCACCCCGCGCTGGGCGCGCTGCCCGGCCCGCGCACCGCGTTGCTGCTGGGCGGGCCGAGCCGGCATGTCGGGTTCGACGTGGCCGCGTTCGAGCGGCTGGCGGCGATGCTGCTGCCGCGCATCGCCGCCGAGGGCGGCAGCCTGCTGGCCACGGTGTCACGGCGCACGCCGGCCGACGTCGTCAGCGCACTGCGCGCACGCGTGGCCGATCTTCCCGGCGTGTGCTGGACCGGCCCCGGCGATGGCGCGAACCCCTATGCCGGACTGCTGGCCTGGGCCGATCGCATCGTCTGCAGCGCGGACTCGGTCAACATGCTGTCGGAGGCGAGTGCGACGCGGGCGCCGGTGTTCGTCGCCGAACCCGGGCGCGTGCGCGGACGTCCGCGGCAGTTCATCGATGCGCTGCTGTCGCGCGGGCGCGTGCGCGCGCTGGATGCGGCACTGGAACCATTCGACGCCGAGCCTCTGCGCGAGACCGCGCGCATCGCCGTGGTGGTGCGGGCACGCCTGGGGATCGACCCCGGCTGA
- a CDS encoding protein sip-5, giving the protein MNFEQLKKRVERSEQVVDGRILQTRLSWSGLQTNWKEGWTPPRIIIVGALLGFISGKAQPARAMRHVGQFANPKMMQLVTSVAGLVASVQSSFAASKAQTAADTADDAATTADVAATTADAAAGGAAGGAAADASMSAARVAAGSTATMHPFDADRPRSDRSRPDPQWDRQPSPAEAATDLSER; this is encoded by the coding sequence ATGAACTTCGAACAACTGAAAAAGCGCGTGGAGCGCAGCGAGCAGGTGGTGGACGGCCGCATCCTGCAGACCCGGCTGTCGTGGAGCGGGCTGCAGACCAACTGGAAGGAAGGCTGGACCCCGCCGCGCATCATCATCGTCGGTGCTTTGCTGGGCTTCATCAGCGGCAAGGCACAGCCGGCGCGGGCGATGCGCCACGTGGGCCAGTTCGCCAACCCGAAGATGATGCAGCTGGTGACCTCGGTGGCGGGGCTGGTGGCCTCGGTGCAGTCGAGCTTTGCCGCCAGCAAGGCCCAGACCGCCGCCGACACCGCGGATGACGCCGCGACCACGGCCGACGTGGCCGCGACCACCGCGGATGCAGCAGCGGGCGGTGCCGCCGGTGGCGCGGCTGCGGACGCGTCCATGTCTGCCGCGCGTGTGGCGGCGGGCTCCACGGCGACGATGCATCCATTCGATGCGGATCGGCCACGCAGTGATCGCAGCCGGCCGGACCCGCAGTGGGATCGCCAGCCGTCACCGGCCGAGGCCGCCACCGACCTGTCAGAACGCTAG
- a CDS encoding pirin family protein → MPVLFPAHTRGRLAQAGIDSVHSFSSGSFVDRSRMGFGALRVLAEECIGAGVALPAQRRANMQVLTWVRCGVLAWSDGTASGELHGGCAQLLDAGHGIDHVEHNPSAEHPVDMVRLWLQPAVLNTTPRKLEAWFDRTGRDGRWQVLAAGDADSGDADNADPDALPLRLDARISVARVPPGEGVAIDVKPGRKVWLQVLHGNVAIGEHALAAGDALAWDREEDPQAEVTAAERPADLLRVELPA, encoded by the coding sequence ATGCCCGTGTTGTTTCCCGCGCACACCCGCGGCCGCCTGGCGCAGGCCGGCATCGACAGCGTGCACAGCTTCTCGTCGGGCAGCTTTGTCGATCGCAGCCGCATGGGCTTCGGTGCGCTGCGCGTACTGGCCGAGGAATGCATCGGCGCGGGCGTGGCGCTGCCGGCGCAACGTAGAGCCAACATGCAGGTGTTGACCTGGGTGCGCTGTGGCGTGCTGGCGTGGTCCGATGGCACCGCATCCGGCGAACTGCATGGCGGCTGCGCGCAGCTGCTCGACGCCGGGCATGGCATCGACCACGTCGAGCACAACCCGTCCGCGGAGCATCCGGTCGACATGGTGCGCCTGTGGCTGCAACCGGCTGTGCTCAACACCACGCCGCGGAAGCTGGAGGCGTGGTTCGACCGCACGGGCCGTGATGGACGCTGGCAGGTACTGGCGGCTGGCGATGCCGATTCCGGCGATGCCGACAACGCCGACCCGGACGCATTGCCGCTGCGTCTGGATGCGCGGATCTCGGTGGCGAGGGTGCCACCGGGCGAGGGGGTGGCGATCGACGTGAAGCCCGGGCGCAAGGTGTGGCTGCAGGTGCTGCACGGGAACGTCGCGATCGGCGAACACGCGCTGGCGGCTGGCGATGCGCTTGCGTGGGATCGTGAGGAGGATCCACAGGCCGAGGTCACCGCAGCGGAACGGCCGGCGGATCTCCTGCGGGTGGAACTGCCGGCCTGA